The following DNA comes from Heliangelus exortis chromosome 2, bHelExo1.hap1, whole genome shotgun sequence.
AGAACTTCGGGATCGACTTCTGGAGTGACTGTAAGACAGGGACCTTGTTCTGTGCCTGGATTTTGATCCAGATTTACTCCGGGACCTACTGAGACTCCTGGATGGGCTGTTGTCTCTACTTGGAGATTCCTCCTCACTGGAACTTTCTTGGTTCCTTGGCCTTCGATTTAGCCGTGCTGTTTTTCTAACTTCATCAAACAGAGATCCAGGCCTTAccttatttttagtttttatttcaattcTTAAACCTGCTGGTTTAGGCTCTGGTGCTAAAGCTACATTTTTAACTTCTGTGGCAGCACTAATCGTTCCTGGTTGTAAATTACCAACCCCTTGCAAGGGCTTCCATTTGTTATCTACCATATTGCTTTgtgtattttcagtaatttcactttttaagCTACAGTCTTTAGCACTAGACAAGGGGACAGAGTTATTTTCTTGCCTTCCCGTTTCCTGTTCCTTAACATTTATGAAGTCCACAATATTGTTTCCTAGTCTGACAGCATCTTGCTCAGGGGTTTCAACCTGTAAATCTTTGTTGACACTAGCACTTAAAGCCTGAGGTTTAGTGGTGAGAATGACAGGAGACAAAATATCCACATCAACCTTCCCTGGTGAGTTACGATCCGGAGTACAAATCTCCATGTTGTCATCTGTCTGAATGACATCTTCCAATCCATTCTggttattttcttcagcttgcTCCATCTCATTCTTGCAAGTGCTCACATTTATTCCTGAGTTTAAAACACTGGTTGAAGCAGTTACTTCAACACTATCTTTATTAAGGTTACTGCAATCTGGTGAGGTATCACATGCAGTGTTTTTACTTAAAAGGCTTTCATCCACACAAGACTTTTCACCATTTCCCATTTTATCTTTGACTGTTTCATCCTTTTCATTAACTTGTTTGTCCTTTTCATCCTTGGtaaactccttttctttcttatcaTCCTTGGTAACTGGCTTTTCATTTATCTCATCATCATCTTCGTCACCAAATTCCAGGGGAGGCTGCCaatgaaacatttctgttcttttctgaactttctgcttcttttcatttttcccttttgatttttcttttgcttttttggaatgggattttttaagagtttttttCGAGCCATGCTTGTGTTTTTTGGACTTCTCTCTAACGTTTGCTGAGCTGGAACAAGAACTCTCAGACTCAGAAGATGACAACTGTTTGCTAGTCTTCCAGGTACAATCAGAATCCAGAAAGCCTTCTGAAGAATTGGATtgtttttttatccttttgGTAACACTAAGCTCTGTATCAGATCCTGATGTGGCCTCTCCTTCTTCTTTACTGGAGGAAGGCCTGGAATCTCCCCTATTATGCCTCACCTCTCTTTCAGAATTTGACTCAGAGTCCCATTTGCTACCTGAGTAGGATTTTCGTTTTGTTTTTGCACCACCTCTAGGCTGCTCAGAAGATTTCTCCTtagctgctttctttttagcATGATCAGAATCCCGCTCGCACTTGgatttctcctcccctctctcagAACTGAAGCTATTTTTATCCTGTTTCTGAGCATCTCCTTCCAGTTGAAAACGTCCTTCTTTTTCTTGGGCTCCTTTTGCTTTGGCAGAACGTTCGCTGTCAGTGGAGAAATCGGAAGATGATAAACTGTCACTCTCTTTCAATCCCTGAGAGGACTCATCATAGTCTTTTGCACAGGTGTAAGGGAGGGTGCTTTCAGAGCTTGTTTCTTGCCTCAGCTTAAGAGACCGAGTTTTCTGACCACTCGATGCtgatttccttttgcttctgtgcCTCCCATCATCACTAAGGGAATAATAAGACGTTGACTCGCTATAACCCGACCTGTCGCTGCGGTATTTACTCAGCGACGGCGATCGGTCGGAAGAGGGAGATTTTGTCCTAGAGCTGGATGGACTTCTAGACCTTGTGTAAGATCTTGAGTATGATCTGCTTCGAGAGGACCTGCTCCTGGACCTTGGCCAGCTATCTGAGCTCCTGTCACTCCGGTACTTGGAATAACCGCTCCGGTCGCTCTCGGAACTCCTCTGTCTCTTCCGACACGAGGAAGAAGTGTTTGCCTCTTTAATGACTACCAAATTGTAATTAGTTTGTGGGGGTATTAAATGGGTTGCTTTAGCTTTCATTTCCTGAATTCGTTCGTAAGATGGCTTCCATGGTTTCTGCCCAGGTTTCCACCTTGAGGGTGGTGGGCTATCGCTTAAGGGTATAACAGGGAGGTTTTCCGGGACAACCGGTGGTATGACAACTTTATCACTTGGGAGTATAACTGCTCTCACAGGCTCAGCAGTCTTGTTcaacttattttcatttaatcGTGTTGAAATGTTGCATGGAGAACTGGGGACTGTCTTTCGATGCCCAGGGTTGGAACTTGACCTTGACCTACTTCGAGAGCGTGATGATTTAGAAGCTGATCTTGATCTAGAGCTTCTTCGGGAATACGATCTTGATTTAGACCTAGATCTGGATCTGGACCTGGACCTGTAGTGTGATCGAGTACCTCTGCTTGATAAAGTTGATGAGCTCTGGTCTTCCTTATCAGATTTAGACCAGTCTCTTCTGGATGAATGTCTGgaagacaaagaagaagaaggagattTCCTCTCGCGATCACAAGATGACTTTGTCCTCCTACGGAAGGAACGAGAGGACTCCACATCTGATGaagctgatgttttcttttttttaatttgcttgtgcttcttgaaatgtttctgcttcttcgatttctttttgtgtttcaccttcttcttctctttcctgtgttttttgtGATGGCTTGAGTATCTCACAGTACTTAGATCAGAATAACCGTTGTGTGACCAAGACCTTGATCTCCGGGATGCACTCCTTTCATCCCATCTGCTTGTACTTGGGTCACTCAGCCTAGAACATAAAACAAATAAGCCCCACACTTAAGTGgaaattctttaaaatcttCAGACAAACAATGTGTCCCACCTCAAATGcaatgaagtttaaaaaactCACACTCTTACTTACTTGCTCTCACTCTTAACACACACTCTTACTACCAGGGAACTGTTTTGGCTGAGCTTGTTGCACTcatttaaatatattgaatTATATCAATATCAAGAGAACTACTTTTCTGTAAGAAATTCATCTGCCACCACCAGCAAGTGTTGCATACTGCAGAACCTGCAGAGATTTAATGTTTTAACTACCCTAGTCCACAGGACTTTGACCTCTGCACCTACAGGATTCTAAAActcttttaaatacaaattttaaaattttatcattGAGTATTGAGCAATTTTATCATTGCTGCAATACATTCAACACACTCAGAATATATGAAGAACTGTCAGAAGCATTCACAATTACTgaataattattatatataatattctTCAGTTCTCCTTTTGAAGTGTAACTATCACAACGTTACAGAAGCTCAGATTTAGTGTCATCAGAAATCCTGGAGAGCTGGATTCCATCACAGAGCTTGAGATGGctgaaaaattgcagaaaaaataattatctaaaATAATATAGGATTGGTGGATTCAGTTGTCTTATTTGGTATCCACAGAAACCATATAACCAAGACGAAGGCTAAATTAAACCTACCATGACTACCTCTATGGAAAGAGCAGGAAATGGACTTCTTCAAGAAGTGACAAGATGGCACCATCCATAACAACTCTTCTGACACTTTTCAGAGTATGTTCACATGGTGTcacatttccaaagcagaaaggtTTTAGGAAAGCTTTCCCCTTTAACTTTTGGAATTTAGATGGAATGCACTAACCACAAAGATATTTGCATCTTTTAGTCAAACACGAATGACGTGGTATATCCACACAAGCTATTCAAGTTTTAAAAACCcaagacattttaaatttgTGGTGAGGGTCTTACTTATCTCCTTTACTCCACTTTTCTCCACTGGGTGGTCTGTATGTTCGTAATCTCTGCATCTCCTCTTTCCAGTGAGGTGGGGTCTCACTGCTCTCCTCATCATCAGACTCTGAACACGACCGTGACCGAGGTGGGGTGTGGTATCTCTAAGAAAGCAAAGGGagatccaaaggaaaaaaaatattatgccAAAGTGGCTggataatacagaaaaaatgtggTGTCTTGTAGTGTTTCTGTCCATAACAGAAGGCAAGACAACATTACCCAACCAAGggccatgaaaaaaaacacaaattctACATTTCCTGCCCAAAATGCCCTTTTTTGGTGGGTATATGTGCATTTATCCTGCAGGTGAGACTGGATCACCTCACTACCCAAATCCTATCCTCTGAGAGCACTTCACAAAGGTTGAGAGGGACCTGCAGCTAACCCATTTTTTCAaaaagtagaaggaaaaaaaaaaaaaaaatcaatgagaGAGATCACAGATTCCCTTTACACAGCAGATTTTAGATTAACTGTTGCTGCAGTtaaccaactttttttttttttcagggtgctAAAGAACAGATGTTTCACTTCAGTTAGCAGACACTTAACTGCTTGTGTAAGTAAAGAGAAACCCTATTTGAAAAGTGATTGCTgttcagctcttcagaaatgGGAATCCAGCTTCAGACCCCCtcccaagcaaaacaaaacaaatcttgCACAGAAGTACAGTGAAGCttcacacttaaaaaaaaaattatgctgagGAACAGGATTTAAACAGGCAATAAGAGCTACTTGTGCAGCAGGGTAAAAAAGTAATATTGCTAGATTACTTTCCACCCCAGTTGGAGACACACTTAATGTGAATTCTATGAGGAAATCAGGTGCTCCTTGACTCAATAACAAAAAACACCTGGATTTTACTCAATCACTTACTAACACACTTATAAAGATAgcaacatgtaaaaaaaaaatattgctctcccaaaataaaaccagaaagatttATGTATTGGCTTATTCAGAAGTCTTCAAGACATCCTGTTTTGTaatcaagaaaacaaattaaaaaaagacaacctgTTGTGAAGATTTGGGGCCTCCCTATTCTTTGAGCTGAAGCAGTGACTTCTTAAAAAGCCAGAAACTTTTACAGATGAGGGGCATGGAACAGGTTGTGAAAATTTTATGGACTGCCCTGCTTCTCTCATAGCATACTTGGTTATCTCTCAGAACCCATTAGAATCCAAAATTGCAGAggaatattttgaaaaacatcacAGAACCAGACaagttggaaaggatctctgagatcaagtccaaatcttaatccactaccactgtggttcccagaccatggcactgagtgccacgttcagtctcttcttaaaaacatccagggaCATCCCTGGAGAGAAACCATTGCTATTACAGATGGCAGAAAAATGTGTTCCTCCAACTAACTGAAAACCCTAAATTATTTCTGACattagttacttttttttcattctcaatTTTGCCAAGAGGGTGCCAAAACTTATGAAAAATAAGATAAGACACACAAATCCCTGGCTAAAGCCAAATCCATTCAGCATTAAGCTGGGTTTCCAAACAtctttatttacagaaatatttcaaagcatTCTTTTGAAAAGGTTTCCTCTGGTGAGTATCACAAACATCATAGATGAATGGAAGCTGCCAGATGCAGCAAAGACAGCTAAAAGAGGTAATGTCAAGGCTGGTAAACAAGGGGTGGTCAGGGAAGGCTCAAAGTCTGTAATACAGACCCTGGTCCACCCCACAGTTATctaaaa
Coding sequences within:
- the NKTR gene encoding NK-tumor recognition protein isoform X1, producing MGVQDRPQCFFEIEINREPVGRIMFQLFSDICPKTCKNFLCLCSGEKGIGKTTGKKLCYKGTTFHRVVKNFMIQGGDFSEGNGKGGESIYGGYFKDENFILKHDRAFLLSMANRGKHTNGSQFFITTKPAPHLDGVHVVFGLVISGFEVIEQIENLKTDTASRPYADVRVIDCGVLVTKSAKDALEKKKKVCSESEASSESSSSASSSSETSSESEAENERSRRRKRKRRTKTKQSRKRRKEERKKEDSRCKRISNQRRLSDKSDVTEKAGDISTKRDKPVVRPEEIPPVPENRFLLRRDVPVVSVEPEPKILDATPVLTNQKPSVSKSGRKIKGRGTIRYHTPPRSRSCSESDDEESSETPPHWKEEMQRLRTYRPPSGEKWSKGDKLSDPSTSRWDERSASRRSRSWSHNGYSDLSTVRYSSHHKKHRKEKKKVKHKKKSKKQKHFKKHKQIKKKKTSASSDVESSRSFRRRTKSSCDRERKSPSSSLSSRHSSRRDWSKSDKEDQSSSTLSSRGTRSHYRSRSRSRSRSKSRSYSRRSSRSRSASKSSRSRSRSRSSSNPGHRKTVPSSPCNISTRLNENKLNKTAEPVRAVILPSDKVVIPPVVPENLPVIPLSDSPPPSRWKPGQKPWKPSYERIQEMKAKATHLIPPQTNYNLVVIKEANTSSSCRKRQRSSESDRSGYSKYRSDRSSDSWPRSRSRSSRSRSYSRSYTRSRSPSSSRTKSPSSDRSPSLSKYRSDRSGYSESTSYYSLSDDGRHRSKRKSASSGQKTRSLKLRQETSSESTLPYTCAKDYDESSQGLKESDSLSSSDFSTDSERSAKAKGAQEKEGRFQLEGDAQKQDKNSFSSERGEEKSKCERDSDHAKKKAAKEKSSEQPRGGAKTKRKSYSGSKWDSESNSEREVRHNRGDSRPSSSKEEGEATSGSDTELSVTKRIKKQSNSSEGFLDSDCTWKTSKQLSSSESESSCSSSANVREKSKKHKHGSKKTLKKSHSKKAKEKSKGKNEKKQKVQKRTEMFHWQPPLEFGDEDDDEINEKPVTKDDKKEKEFTKDEKDKQVNEKDETVKDKMGNGEKSCVDESLLSKNTACDTSPDCSNLNKDSVEVTASTSVLNSGINVSTCKNEMEQAEENNQNGLEDVIQTDDNMEICTPDRNSPGKVDVDILSPVILTTKPQALSASVNKDLQVETPEQDAVRLGNNIVDFINVKEQETGRQENNSVPLSSAKDCSLKSEITENTQSNMVDNKWKPLQGVGNLQPGTISAATEVKNVALAPEPKPAGLRIEIKTKNKVRPGSLFDEVRKTARLNRRPRNQESSSEEESPSRDNSPSRSLSRSRSKSGSKSRHRTRSLSYSHSRSRSRSSTYSYRSRSYTRSRSRGWYSRDRSRSRSSSYHSYKSRSRTYSRSRSRSSSYGHHSRSSRSYTYDSYYSRSRSRSKRSDSYRRSRSYDRRSRSYGSDSESDRSYSNNRSPSESSRYS
- the NKTR gene encoding NK-tumor recognition protein isoform X2, with product MGVQDRPQCFFEIEINREPVGRIMFQLFSDICPKTCKNFLCLCSGEKGIGKTTGKKLCYKGTTFHRVVKNFMIQGGDFSEGNGKGGESIYGGYFKDENFILKHDRAFLLSMANRGKHTNGSQFFITTKPAPHLDGVHVVFGLVISGFEVIEQIENLKTDTASRPYADVRVIDCGVLVTKSAKDALEKKKKVCSESEASSESSSSASSSSETSSESEAENERSRRRKRKRRTKTKQSRKRRKEERKKEDSRCKRISNQRRSLSDKSDVTEKAGDISTKRDKPVVRPEEIPPVPENRFLLRRDVPVVSVEPEPKILDATPVLTNQKPSVSKSGRKIKGRGTIRYHTPPRSRSCSESDDEESSETPPHWKEEMQRLRTYRPPSGEKWSKGDKLSDPSTSRWDERSASRRSRSWSHNGYSDLSTVRYSSHHKKHRKEKKKVKHKKKSKKQKHFKKHKQIKKKKTSASSDVESSRSFRRRTKSSCDRERKSPSSSLSSRHSSRRDWSKSDKEDQSSSTLSSRGTRSHYRSRSRSRSRSKSRSYSRRSSRSRSASKSSRSRSRSRSSSNPGHRKTVPSSPCNISTRLNENKLNKTAEPVRAVILPSDKVVIPPVVPENLPVIPLSDSPPPSRWKPGQKPWKPSYERIQEMKAKATHLIPPQTNYNLVVIKEANTSSSCRKRQRSSESDRSGYSKYRSDRSSDSWPRSRSRSSRSRSYSRSYTRSRSPSSSRTKSPSSDRSPSLSKYRSDRSGYSESTSYYSLSDDGRHRSKRKSASSGQKTRSLKLRQETSSESTLPYTCAKDYDESSQGLKESDSLSSSDFSTDSERSAKAKGAQEKEGRFQLEGDAQKQDKNSFSSERGEEKSKCERDSDHAKKKAAKEKSSEQPRGGAKTKRKSYSGSKWDSESNSEREVRHNRGDSRPSSSKEEGEATSGSDTELSVTKRIKKQSNSSEGFLDSDCTWKTSKQLSSSESESSCSSSANVREKSKKHKHGSKKTLKKSHSKKAKEKSKGKNEKKQKVQKRTEMFHWQPPLEFGDEDDDEINEKPVTKDDKKEKEFTKDEKDKQVNEKDETVKDKMGNGEKSCVDESLLSKNTACDTSPDCSNLNKDSVEVTASTSVLNSGINVSTCKNEMEQAEENNQNGLEDVIQTDDNMEICTPDRNSPGKVDVDILSPVILTTKPQALSASVNKDLQVETPEQDAVRLGNNIVDFINVKEQETGRQENNSVPLSSAKDCSLKSEITENTQSNMVDNKWKPLQGVGNLQPGTISAATEVKNVALAPEPKPAGLRIEIKTKNKVRPGSLFDEVRKTARLNRRPRNQESSSEEESPSRDNSPSRSLSRSRSKSGSKSRHRTRSLSYSHSRSRSRSSTYSYRSRSYTRSRSRGWYSRDRSRSRSSSYHSYKSRSRTYSRSRSRSSSYGHHSRSRSYTYDSYYSRSRSRSKRSDSYRRSRSYDRRSRSYGSDSESDRSYSNNRSPSESSRYS
- the NKTR gene encoding NK-tumor recognition protein isoform X7 — its product is MGVQDRPQCFFEIEINREPVGRIMFQLFSDICPKTCKNFLCLCSGEKGIGKTTGKKLCYKGTTFHRVVKNFMIQGGDFSEGNGKGGESIYGGYFKDENFILKHDRAFLLSMANRGKHTNGSQFFITTKPAPHLDGVHVVFGLVISGFEVIEQIENLKTDTASRPYADVRVIDCGVLVTKSAKDALEKKKKVCSESEASSESSSSASSSSETSSESEAENERSRRRKRKRRTKTKQSRKRRKEERKKEDSRCKRISNQRRSLSDKSDVTEKAGDISTKRDKPVVRPEEIPPVPENRFLLRRDVPVVSVEPEPKILDATPVLTNQKPSVSKSGRKIKGRGTIRYHTPPRSRSCSESDDEESSETPPHWKEEMQRLRTYRPPSGEKWSKGDKLSDPSTSRWDERSASRRSRSWSHNGYSDLSTVRYSSHHKKHRKEKKKVKHKKKSKKQKHFKKHKQIKKKKTSASSDVESSRSFRRRTKSSCDRERKSPSSSLSSRHSSRRDWSKSDKEDQSSSTLSSRGTRSHYRSRSRSRSRSKSRSYSRRSSRSRSASKSSRSRSRSRSSSNPGHRKTVPSSPCNISTRLNENKLNKTAEPVRAVILPSDKVVIPPVVPENLPVIPLSDSPPPSRWKPGQKPWKPSYERIQEMKAKATHLIPPQTNYNLVVIKEANTSSSCRKRQRSSESDRSGYSKYRSDRSSDSWPRSRSRSSRSRSYSRSYTRSRSPSSSRTKSPSSDRSPSLSKYRSDRSGYSESTSYYSLSDDGRHRSKRKSASSGQKTRSLKLRQETSSESTLPYTCAKDYDESSQGLKESDSLSSSDFSTDSERSAKAKGAQEKEGRFQLEGDAQKQDKNSFSSERGEEKSKCERDSDHAKKKAAKEKSSEQPRGGAKTKRKSYSGSKWDSESNSEREVRHNRGDSRPSSSKEEGEATSGSDTELSVTKRIKKQSNSSEGFLDSDCTWKTSKQLSSSESESSCSSSANVREKSKKHKHGSKKTLKKSHSKKAKEKSKGKNEKKQKVQKRTEMFHWQPPLEFGDEDDDEINEKPVTKDDKKEKEFTKDEKDKQVNEKDETVKDKMGNGEKSCVDESLLSKNTACDTSPDCSNLNKDSVEVTASTSVLNSGINVSTCKNEMEQAEENNQNGLEDVIQTDDNMEICTPDRNSPGKVDVDILSPVILTTKPQALSASVNKDLQVETPEQDAVRLGNNIVDFINVKEQETGRQENNSVPLSSAKDCSLKSEITENTQSNMVDNKWKPLQGVGNLQPGTISAATEVKNVALAPEPKPAGLRIEIKTKNKVRPGSLFDEVRKTARLNRRPRNQESSSEEESPSRDNSPSRSLSRSRSKSGSKSRHRTRSLSYSHSRSRSRSSTYSYRSRSYTRSRSRGWYSRDRSRSRSSSYHSYKSRSRTYSRSRSRSSSYGHHSRSSRSYTYDSYYSRSRSRSKRSDSYRRSRSYDRRSRSYGSDSESDRSYSNNRSPSESSRYS